Within Flavobacterium pisciphilum, the genomic segment TTTTATACAAGACAACTAGATATACATTAATGTCTCCTGAACCTCGTTTCTTTTCTTTTTCAATAAAATCGTATAATTTACCAATACTTAAAGTTTCTGCAATATAAACAACAGGAGTTAAGTCTTCTAAATCGAATGTAAATACCGCTTTTTTCTCTGGTGCTTTTTCAATTTTATCATCTAGCTCCCCTAGGGTTCTTTTTGTATAATCATACATCGTATAAGTACTATCCTTAGGATTCCACTGAATACGACTTGCAGTAATTTTAGAAACTAACTTTTCTCCTTTAAATTTTTCTAATGTAAAATTAAAAGCAGTCTTAGAAACATCATTAAAACTATTTACATAAATAAATTCATTGTCATTTATCTGTCTGTATACATTGGTATTATTACCATGCATAGCTTCCTTCCCTCCTCCTTTGAGATAGGTATACCGAAAATTATTAAAGCCCTCACTTGCTGCTGGAACAATATAAAATCCCATCAATAAAACAAATATCGAGACAATCGAAGCACCTATGACATAAGGCCGTAAAAATCGTGAAAAAGATATCCCTGAACTAAGTATAGCAATAACCTCTGTATTATTAGCTAATTTTGAAGTAAACCAAATTACCGATAAAAACAAAAATATCGGAAACAAAGAGTTCGCAAAGTAAATGGTAAAATTATAATAGTAGACAACAATATCCAAAAATGGAATTTTGTTCTCTAGCATTTTATTAATCTTCTCCGAAACATCAATTACAATCCCAATTGGAATAAATAACAACAACATCACTGTAAAAGTTGCTAAATATCTCTTTAAGATGTATTTGTCTATTATTGTCAGCATATATCTTTTATGTTTCATATTTCAAATTTCATGTTACCTCCGTAACCTTGAAACTTAAAACCAAAAAAACTTTAAACTTTTTATAGTCTTTGACTCATATTCTTAACCATCATTTCTTTCCATGGTCTAAAATCTCCTGCTAAGATATGTTTTCTTGCTTCACGAACCAACCACATATAAAAACCAAGATTATGAATAGTAGCGATTTGTTTTCCCAAATACTCATTGGCAGCAAACAAATGACGCAAATAAGCTTTTGTATATTCTGTATCTACAAATGTAATCCCCATTTCATCAATTGGAGAAAAATCTGCTTCCCACTTTTTATTCTTGATATTTATTGTCCCATTTGCAGTAAACAACATTCCGTTTCTTGCGTTACGTGTTGGCATAACACAATCAAACATATCAATACCCAAAGCAATATTTTCTAAGATATTAATTGGTGTTCCAACACCCATTAAATAACGAGGTTTATCTTCTGGCAATATTTCACAAACCACTTCTGTCATCGCATACATTTCTTCTGCTGGCTCTCCTACCGATAATCCACCGATAGCATTTCCTTGTTGCCCAGCATTAGCAATATATTCTGCCGACTGGCGACGTAAATCTTTATATGTACTTCCTTGAACTATAGGAAAAAAAGTTTGCTCATAACCATATTTAAAAGGCACTTTATCCAAATGATTAATACAACGATCTAACCAACGGTGTGTCATATGCATAGAACGTTGTGCATAACGGTAATCACAAGGATATGGTGTACATTCATCAAAAGCCATAATAATATCAGCACCAATGGTACGCTGAATTTCCATTACATTCTCTGGAGTAAAGAAATGGTAAGAACCATCAATATGTGATTTAAATTTCACACCTTCTTCTTTAATTTTTCTATTTGCAGATAATGAATACACTTGGTACCCACCAGAATCTGTCAATATATTTCTATCCCAGTTCATAAACTTATGCAAACCACCAGCTTTTTCAAGAATTTCTGTTTGTGGACGCAAATACAAATGGTATGTATTTCCAAGAATAATATCTGGATTTATATCATTTTTTAACTCCCTTTGGTGCACCCCTTTAACCGAAGCAACAGTACCAACAGGCATAAAAATAGGAGTTTCAATAACTCCGTGATCAGTAGTAATACTTCCCGCTCTAGCTTTAGATTGCGGATCTTTCTGTAATAAATCAAACTTCATATACACGTTTTTCAGTCGGCAAAGATAGTCTAATTTGAAAATTAGATAATTACATAAATCAAAAAATTAAAGATGTTTTATGAATTAATTTGGGCATATCCCTTCGGGTCGGGCTATTCGCTATATCTTTTGCTTAATTTTATTACGCAAAAGGATGTCGCACCTATCCCTTATGCAAAAAAAATCACCTAAATTTGAATTGCAATCATTGAATACAAATCGACCAGAATGAATTTATCACAAAAATTAGGATTCCCCGAAGACAGCAAACTATTAATCATTCATGCCGATGATGCTGGATTATCACATTCTGAAAATAGAGCAACAATTCAATCACTTCAAAACGGAATGGTGAATTCTTATAGCATTATGGTGCCTTGTCCATGGTTTTACGAAATGGCAAACTTTGCCATAGACAATCCACATTTTGACAATGGAATCCATTTAACACTTACTTGCGAATGGGAAAATTATAAATTTGGTCCAATATTACCCATTGCCGAAGTTTCATCATTAGTAGACAAAAATGGTTATTTTCATAAGAATAGAGCTGCCTTTGTAAATAATGCAAAACCAAATGAAATAGAAAAAGAGCTTCATGCTCAAATTCATAAAGCTCTTCATTTCGGATTAAATCCGACTCATCTCGATTCACATATGTGTAGCGTTGGAGTAACACCCGAAATTTTAGAAATCTACAAAAAATTAGGCAAGACATATAACTTACCTGTTTTCATTAATAAACAATTCATAGAATCAGTAAGCTTATCTGACGAAAAATACAATTATGAAAACACACTACTAGCCGACAATCTTCTTATTGGAAATTTTACTGACTTTGAAAAAGGAGAGCTTAAAAAATCTTATGAAAAAGCTTTAGAAAATACAAAACCAGGATTTAATGTCTTCTTGCTTCATCCTGCATTTGATGATAGTGAAATGCAGGGAATCGCAAAAAATCATCCCAATTTCGGTTCAGAATGGAGACAAATAGACCTCGATTATTTCACAAGTGAAGAATGTAAATCCAAAATCAAAGAAAACAACATACAATTAATCACTTGGAGAGAGATACAAAAAATCATCTAATCAAAATTACCTTTAAACTAAAACAAACGCTTTTTTTAGATATTATTTATGTTTTTTATCATAAAAACATACCAAGTTCATATATTTACTTTAAATAAAAAGAGAATAGAAACTAAACCAAATAAACACTATAATCTAAACAAAATGAATTTACCTTGCAAAAACTGCGACCAAGACTTTACAGGTAATTACTGCAATAACTGCGGACAATCAACCGAAACCCACAGATTGAATTTTCATTTCTTATGGCATGACATACAGCATGGGCTTTTTCATTTTGATAAAGGCGTATTGTACACTGCAAAGCAATTACTAACAAGACCAGGCGCCTCTATCAGAGAGTTTCTGGAAGGCAAAAGAGTAAAGCATTTTAAGCCTCTATCTCTCGTGATTATCTTGGCAACTATTTATGGTCTTTTATATCATTCCTTTCATATTAACATATTCAACGAAGTCGACCTTGGCAATTCACCAAATGAAAAAGTAATCTTTGAAAAAATTAATGAATGGATGTCCTCCCATTTTGCTTGGGCAACACTAATTACCATTCCTTTTTATGCCTTGGCAACTCTTATAACTTTTAGAAAACAAGGATATAATTTCATAGAACATTTAGTTCTCAATTCCTTTCTAGCTGCACAAAGACTTATTGTACATATCACAACATTTCCTCTTATTTATATTTATAATGGCACCCCATCTATAAGCAAAATAATGGCAATTATTACTTTTATAGACTTCGCATTAATGATTTGGGGATACACCCAATTTTTCAACAAAATAACAAAAGTAAAATCCTTTTTATTATCCATATTAAGCTATATCATTTTTTTCATCAGTATTTTCATATCAAGTATGATTATTGGAATCCTTGTGAAGTTAATTCTAAAACCATAACAATAATAAATATTTTCAAATATTACAAAGCCTGCCCAGTTTCTCTAAGCAGGCTTTTTTATAAATTCTACACTCAAAATTATAAACCCTGATAATCAACAACTGCACTTAATTAGAATCTTAAATATTCAAAAAATCATTTGTCTTAACCCCAAATAAAAATTACATTTGCAATAGTTTAACTTTTACACATAAAATGAAGCCTAACACACAACAATTAAGCGATTTAACTATCCAAGTAAGAAGAGATATTCTTCGAATGGTACATGCTGTCAACTCAGGACACCCAGGTGGGTCATTAGGTTGTACTGAATTTTTGGTGTCTTTATACCAAAATATCATGGACCGCAAAGAAGGTTTTGATATGGACGGGATTGGAGAAGATCTTTTCTTCCTTTCAAATGGCCATATTTCTCCAGTATTTTATAGCGTTTTAGCAAGAAGCGGTTATTTTCCAATTTCAGAATTAGCAACTTTTAGATTGCTTAACTCTCGTTTACAAGGGCATCCTACAACTCACGAAGGATTACCAGGAGTTCGTATTGCTTCAGGTTCATTAGGACAAGGATTATCTGTAGGAATTGGAGCTGCACAAGCTAAAAAACTAAATGGTGACAATCACATTGTATACACATTACATGGTGATGGAGAATTACAAGAAGGACAAAACTGGGAAGCTATCATGTATGCTTCTGCAAAAAAAGTAGACAACCTTATTTCGACTATCGATCTAAACGGAAAACAAATTGATGGAACTACAGATGAAGTTTTAGCAATGGGAAGCATTCGTGCTAAATTTGAAGCTTTTGATTGGGATGTTATCGACATTAAAGAAGGAAACAATATCGATGCTATATTAGCTGGTATGGCAGATGCCAAATCAAGAACTGGAAAAGGAAAACCTGTTTGTGTTTTATTACATACTGAAATGGGGAATGGTGTTGATTTTATGATGCATACACATGCTTGGCATGGTAAAGCTCCAAATAATGAGCAATTAGAAAATGCTTTAAATCAAAACACATCAACTTTAGCAGATTATTAAAAAAGCATTCAGTCTTTATACAATAAGCTATTATCTTATTATCTATAAAGTCTATTGCTTATAGCAACAAAAAAATGAAAAAATACACAAATACAGGAAGTAAAGATACTCGTTCAGGTTTTGGAGCGGGAATGACTGAATTAGGTCAAAAAAACGAGAATGTTGTTGCATTATGTGCTGATTTAATTGGTTCATTAAAATTTGATGACTTCAAGAAAAATCACCCAGAGCGTTTTTTCCAAATCGGAATTGCAGAAGCAAACATGATTGGAATTGCAGCAGGTTTAACTATCGGGGGTAAAATTCCATTTACAGGAACTTTCGCTAACTTTTCTACAGGAAGAGTTTACGACCAAATCCGTCAATCTGTAGCTTATTCAGATAAAAATGTAAAAATATGCGCCTCTCACGCTGGTTTAACACTAGGAGAAGACGGTGCAACACACCAAATCTTAGAAGATATTGGTTTAATGAAAATGTTGCCAGGAATGACTGTTATCAATACTTGTGATTACAATCAAACTAAAGCTGCAACACTTGCTTTAGCAGATCACCATGGTCCTGCATATTTACGTTTTGGACGTCCAGTTGTACCAAACTTTACTCCTGCTGACGAGCCTTTCGTAATCGGAAAAGCAATTTTATTAAATGAAGGTACTAATGTAACGATTGTTGCTACTGGGCATTTAGTTTGGGAAGCTCTTATTGCTGCAGAAGCATTAGAAGCAAAAGGAATCTCTGCTGAAGTAATCAATATTCACACAATCAAACCTCTTGATGAAGAAGCAATATTAAAATCTTTAGCAAAAACAAAATGTATTGTTACTGCAGAAGAGCACAACATACTTGGAGGTCTTGGAGAAAGCGTTTCTAGAGTATTAGCTTTAAACAATCCAGCACCACAAGAATTTGTAGCTGTTAATGATAGTTTTGGAGAATCAGGTACTCCTGAGCAATTAATGGAAAAATACAAATTAAACAATCAAGCTATTGTTGAAGCTGTAGAAAGAGTTATCAAAAGAAAATAATTTTCTTTTATACATTTTTATACATAAAACTAAAAACCTGCTCAATCGAGCAGGTTTTTTTATGCCTATATATTAAATGAACAGTAATTAATTAAAACTACTTACAAGACATATTATTTTATTTTTGAATAGTTGCTTACAAAGACAGAAATACTCTTTACAAAGCTCTTATTTCGCAAAATCATATAATAAGAACAGAAGAAACTTTATCATACTTTGTGTTAGCTTCTTTATGTGATTCTTCCTCCGTCGGAATGACAAGTTTGCGCATAAAGTAGCCCTACAATCCAGATTCCTTTGCAGCTTTGCAGCTCTGAACCTTTGCGTCTTTAAAATTAACATACTTTGTGTTAGCTTCTTTATGTGATTCCTCCTTCGTCGGAAGAACAAGTTTAGGGAGAGAACTTTGTCACTATGCTTAAAACTTAGCTCCTTAGAGCCTCGGTAGCTCAGAGCCTTAAAAGAACCTTTGTCACTTTTTAAAAATGCGATTCCTCCTTCGTCGGAATGACAAGTTTGGGGAGAGAACTTTGTCACTATGCTTATAAAACTTAGCACCTTAGAGCCTCAGTACCTCAGAGCCTTAAAAGAACCTCTGTCCCTTCCCTAAAAAAAGTTTAAAACAAAAAAAATCCCCATCAAATTCATGATGAGGATTCTAAAGAAAGGCGACGACATACTCTCCCACATAACTGCAGTACCATCTGCGCAGGCGGGCTTAACTACTCTGTTCGGGATGGGAAGAGGTGAGCCCCGCCGCAATAACCACCTTAAGGTCGTTAGTTGCTTTGGACAACTTTTCAATCGTTTGTTATCATCTAGGATAACAACCAATCAAACAATATCTTAACATACTGAGATAAAGAAACATAAATACTTTTAGAAAGTTTCTCCCCCACACCGAAGTGTGGGGAAAAGCGTACATAAGCTTACGGATTATTAGTACTACTCGACTATGACATTACTGCCTTTACATCTATAGCCTATCAACGTGGTCATCTCCCACGATCCTTAAAAGAAATCTCATCTTGTGGTGGGTTTCGCGCTTATATGCTTTCAGCGCTTATCCCTTCCAAACGTAGCTACTCTGCGGTGCTCCTGGCGGAACAACAGATACACTAGAGGTTTGTCCAATTCGGTCCTCTCGTACTAGAATCAGATCCACTCAAATTTCTTGCGCCCACAGTAGATAGAGACCGAACTGTCTCACGACGTTCTGAACCCAGCTCGCGTGCCACTTTAATGGGCGAACAGCCCAACCCTTGGGACCTTCTCCAGCCCCAGGATGTGACGAGCCGACATCGAGGTGCCAAACCCCCCCGTCGATATGAGCTCTTGGGGGAGATCAGCCTGTTATCCCCGGCGTACCTTTTATCCTTTGAGCGATGGCCCTTCCATGCGGAACCACCGGATCACTATGCTCTACTTTCGTACCTGATCGACCTGTATGTCTCTCAGTCAAGCTCCCTTATGCCATTGCACTCTACGCACGGTTACCAAGCGTACTGAGGGAACCTTTAGAAGCCTCCGTTACTCTTTTGGAGGCGACCACCCCAGTCAAACTACCCACCAAGCAATGTCCCCCGCAACGCGGGGTTAGGCCTCAGATAAACAAAGGGTTGTATTTCAACAATGACTCCACAACGCCTAGCGACGCCACTTCACAGTCTCCAACCTATCCTACACATCATTTATCCAAGGTCAATACTAAGCTATAGTAAAGGTGCACAGGGTCTTTTCGTCCCACTGCGGGTAAGCGGCATCTTCACCGCTACTACAATTTCACCGAGCTCATGGCTGAGACAGTGTCCAGATCGTTACACCATTCGTGCAGGTCGGAACTTACCCGACAAGGAATTTCGCTACCTTAGGACCGTTATAGTTACGGCCGCCGTTTACTGGGGCTTCAATTCAATGCTTCTCCGAAGATAACATCTCCTCTTAACCTTCCAGCACCGGGCAGGTGTCAGGCCCTATACTTCATCTTACGATTTTGCAGAGCCCTGTGTTTTTGATAAACAGTCGCCTGGACCTCTTCACTGCGGCCAGCATTGCTGCTGGCGACCTTTCTCCCGAAGTTACAGGTCTATTTTGCCTAATTCCTTAGCCATGAATCTCTCGAGCACCTTAGGATTCTCTCCTCGACTACCTGTGTCGGTTTGCGGTACGGGTACTTATTACCTGAAGTTTAGAGGTTTTTCTTGGAAGCCCTTAGGCGCACTATCTCTTTGACCGAAGTCTCCGAGTACTATCGTATTTCCCCAAGCCGTGTGGATTTGCCTGCACAGCTTATAGGTAGGTACTTCAACGAACTATTCCGTCAGTTCGCGGCGCTTTCATCACTCCGTCACCCCATCACAGTAATAAGTAGTACGGGAATATTAACCCGTGGTCCATCGACTGTCCCTTTCGGGTTCGCCTTAGGTCCCGACTAACCCACAGCTGATTAGCATAGCTGTGGAAACCTTAGTCTTTCGGTGTGCGGGTTTCTCGCCCGCATTATCGTTACTTATGCCTACATTTTCTTTTCTAACCAGTCCAGCATACCTTACGATACACCTTCAACCCTGTTAGAATGCTCCCCTACCACTTTGACCTAAGTCAAAATCCATAGCTTCGGTAATATGTTTATGCCCGATTATTATCCATGCTCGTCCGCTCGACTAGTGAGCTGTTACGCACTCTTTAAATGAATGGCTGCTTCCAAGCCAACATCCTAGCTGTCTGGGCAGACAAACCTCGTTCTTTCAACTTAACATATATTTGGGGACCTTAGCTGATGGTCTGGGTTCTTTCCCTCTCGGACTTGGACCTTAGCACCCAAGCCCTCACTGCTGAGAAACATTATATAGCATTCGGAGTTTGTCAGGAATTGGTAGGCGGTGAAGCCCCCGCATCCAATCAGTAGCTCTACCTCTATATAACTTTAAATTCAGCGCTGCACCTAAATGCATTTCGGGGAGTACGAGCTATTTCCGAGTTTGATTGGCCTTTCACCCCTACCCACAGGTCATCCGAAGACTTTTCAACGTCAACCGGTTCGGTCCTCCACTGTGTGTTACCACAGCTTCAACCTGCCCATGGGTAGATCACACGGTTTCGCGTCTAACACTACTGACTAAAGCGCCCTATTCAGACTCGCTTTCGCTACGGATCCGTGGCTTAACCACTTATCCTTGCCAGCAACGTTAACTCGTAGGCTCATTATGCAAAAGGCACGCCGTCACCCCACGAAAGGGCTCCGACCGCTTGTAAGCGTATGGTTTCAGGATCTATTTCACTCCGTTATTCACGGTTCTTTTCACCTTTCCCTCACGGTACTGGTTCACTATCGGTCTCTCAGGAGTATTTAGCCTTAGCGGATGGTCCCGCCAAATTCAGACAGGGTTTCACGTGCCCCGCCCTACTCAGGATACCACTATCCTTTACACTCATTACCTATACGGGACTATCACCCTCTATGGTTCTACTTTCCAGTAGATTCTAATTCTTTGTGCAAGAAATGTCGTGGTCCTACAACCCCAACATTGCCGTAACAACATTGGTTTGGGCTAATCCGCGTTCGCTCGCCACTACTTACGGAATCACTTTTGTTTTCTTCTCCTCCGCCTACTTAGATGTTTCAGTTCAGCGGGTTTGCCCACCTATCGGTGTACTATGTCTTCAACATAGTGGGTTGCCCCATTCAGGTATTTACGGATCAATTCGTGTGTGCCGATCCCCGTAACTTTTCGCAGCTTATCACGCCTTTCATCGCCTCTGAGAGCCAAGGCATCCCCCATACGCCCTTATTTTGCTTATTGTACCAGCCTTAAAATTAATTAAGACCGTTTTCTTTATTTACAGTATTACTACCGTCAATAAAAAATGCTTTCTACTTTTTATTATTTTCTTATCTCAATATGTCAATGAACTTTTTTCCTTTCGGAATAGTGGAGAATAACGGAGTCGAACCGTTGACCTCCTGCGTGCAAGGCAGGCGCTCTAGCCAGCTGAGCTAATCCCCCAATTTCAATTTTAGAATTTTGAATTCAGATTTTAAACCCTATTTCAGATTCAATTTCTTTTGGTGAATTCCAACTTCTAGAATTTCCTTTTTTTTAAGTTTAAAATAGTAGTCCCGGGCAGACTCGAACTGCCGACCCCTACATTATCAGTGTAGTACTCTAACCAGCTGAGCTACGAGACTCTGTTTTTACTTAAATTGTATTATTTGAACTAACAGCAGAGTAATATAATCTTTAGAGATGTAACAAATAGACATTTCGTCTTCTTTCCCTAGCGTGCATAAATGCTAACACTAAGGCTCTAGAAAGGAGGTGTTCCAGCCGCACCTTCCGGTACGGCTACCTTGTTACGACTTAGCCCTAGTTACCAGTTTTACCCTAGGCAGCTCCTTGCGGTCACCGACTTCAGGCACCCCCAGCTTCCATGGCTTGACGGGCGGTGTGTACAAGGCCCGGGAACGTATTCACCGGATCATGGCTGATATCCGATTACTAGCGATTCCAGCTTCACGGAGTCGAGTTGCAGACTCCGATCCGAACTGTGACCGGTTTTATAGATTCGCTCCTGGTCGCCCAGTGGCTGCTCTCTGTACCGGCCATTGTAGCACGTGTGTAGCCCAAGGCGTAAGGGCCGTGATGATTTGACGTCATCCCCACCTTCCTCACAGTTTGCACTGGCAGTCTTGTTAGAGTTCCCGACATGACTCGCTGGCAACTAACAACAGGGGTTGCGCTCGTTATAGGACTTAACCTGACACCTCACGGCACGAGCTGACGACAACCATGCAGCACCTTGTAATTTGTCTTGCGAAAAATCTGTTTCCAAATCGGTCAAACTACATTTAAGCCTTGGTAAGGTTCCTCGCGTATCATCGAATTAAACCACATGCTCCACCGCTTGTGCGGGCCCCCGTCAATTCCTTTGAGTTTCATTCTTGCGAACGTACTCCCCAGGTGGGATACTTATCACTTTCGCTTAGCCACTGAGATTGCTCCCAACAGCTAGTATCCATCGTTTACGGCGTGGACTACCAGGGTATCTAATCCTGTTCGCTACCCACGCTTTCGTCCATCAGCGTCAATCAATTAGTAGTAACCTGCCTTCGCAATTGGTATTCCATGTAATCTCTAAGCATTTCACCGCTACACTACATATTCTAGTTACTTCCTAATAATTCAAGTTTAGCAGTATCAATGGCCGTTCCACCGTTGAGCGATGGGCTTTCACCACTGACTTACTAAACCGCCTACGGACCCTTTAAACCCAATGATTCCGGATAACGCTTGGATCCTCCGTATTACCGCGGCTGCTGGCACGGAGTTAGCCGATCCTTATTCTTACAGTACCGTCAAGCTGGTTCACGAACCAGGGTTTCTTCCTGTATAAAAGCAGTTTACAATCCATAGGACCGTCATCCTGCACGCGGCATGGCTGGATCAGGCTTGCGCCCATTGTCCAATATTCCTCACTGCTGCCTCCCGTAGGAGTCTGGTCCGTGTCTCAGTACCAGTGTGGGGGATCTCCCTCTCAGGACCCCTACCCATCGTAGCCTTGGTAAGCCGTTACCTTACCAACTAGCTAATGGGACGCATGCTCATCTTTTACCGTTGTGACTTTAATAGTGACTTCATGCGAAGTTGCTATGCTATGAGGTATTAATCCAAATTTCTCTGGGCTATCCCTCTGTAAAAGGTAGATTGCATACGCGTTACGCACCCGTGCGCCGGTCTCTGCTTCCGAAGAAGCATACCCCTCGACTTGCATGTGTTAAGCCTGCCGCTAGCGTTCATCCTGAGCCAGGATCAAACTCTTCATCGTATATTTTTTATATTATATTGCGACTAATGATTCTATCGGTTATATTCAAATCTTGCGATTCTATTACTCTTTATTCTGTGTTTCGAAATCTCTTTCGAAACGGCTGTCAATTCAATATGTCTAGGAACGTGTTCTTTTTATTTGTGTCGCTTGTTTCTCAAAGCGGGTGCAAAAGTAGTGAACTTGTTTTTAACTGGCAAGACTTTTTTGAAGTTTTTTTTAAGAAATTTTTCTCTTAAAAATCATTCGTAAATCTTAGCAGTATTTCAAAGAACTCCGTGTTTTGCGGGGTGCAAATGTAACTTTCGTTTTCCAAACTCACAAGCTTTTTTTAATCTTTTTTCAGGAAAAATTTTCCGTTTGATTAAAGTCTCTTGTCAGTATTTCAGATGAACGTTTTTGTTTGTTGCGGGTGCAAAACTACCACCTTTATCTAGATAAACAATACTTTTCAATCACTATTTTTAGTTTATTTTAGCTTTAAGTCTTAACCATCTGATAACACCAACTTTACAAACTCTTTGTTTTTGTGTTTTGTGGGGGTTTTCCTCTATGGTGTTTAGATTGTCTTTGGTTTTGCTGGGGTTTCGAAGGTTTGGTTGTTTCTGTTTTGCTCCCCTAGCCCTGATAGCAGCGCAAATCCTTTCTCTTTTTCCTTTAAAAAGGGAAAGATTGAAGCGAATAGCAGGTTAAAGCTCCCGAAAATTGTACTGCTTACTTCTTTTTGCCTCTTCTCTCCTATTATATATAGCAAAAACACGCTCCTATATATAGTATCATAAAAAAAGCGACTCCTATATATTGCTCCATAAAAAAAGCGGCTACTATAATATATAGTAGCCGCTTTTATTTATCTAAACATTCAAACCTATGGTTTCTTTGCAGGAACAACAGGCTTAGCTGTATGATGTGCTTTATCAACATGTATTCTAAGTCTTCCTGGCGAAGTATAATCTGGCTCACCAGTTTCAGCATACTGTGGAATCCCATGAGGCTCTCTTTCATCAACTGGAGTAAGAGGATTATCTATCAAAATAGGATCATACGGATAATACTTACTTGCCCCTGGACTACCAACAGGCTTTGTAATTTCCAATTTAGTACTATAACCATCTCCATCGTCATCAACATCTAAGAAATCAGGAACTCCATCTCCATCTGTATCATCTGGATTAGCTAATTGTTTTGGATACTCTGTCGTATTACGCATATCACGCACATACCCATCTTTATTAATATCTTCTTGATATGAGAAAACTCCATCTCCATCATGATCCAAACGCTGTAATGCATATAGTTTAAAACTAAAAACTAAAGGCGCATAAGAAGGTATTGAACCTCCACCTCCAGCATAGTATGCTAACCCCGAAGGCAAGAACATAACACCAGCTCCAAAATCATTGTATTTTATTGAACCATTTCCTCCACCTACAGCCGTACCAACCTTAAAGTTTGGAAAAGTCTCCCCCCAACCCTTAATTGTTTGAAACAAATTTAAAAAATTCTGTGGAAATACTACTTCTTCAAATTGAGTAGCCGTAATAACAGAAGGATCTGTTGTTGTTGCAGCTTTTCTAGTTAGATAAGTCCCATTATATGACGTTAAAACTCCATCAACATTAATTGGCGACTCTCCTACTCCTTCACGCAACACCATAAAATACAATTTATACTCAATACCATGCAAATCTACAATCTTAGATTTTAAAGTTGGAAATGTAGGACTATCCAAATACGACATTATCGATTTCTGGTTAGCTGCATCTGTAATTTTCTCAATTTTCACATTTTGATCCTCAGCTTCACCTGGTTTATTAGTAATCGTTATAAAATTATTTTTTAAATAATCTTCAATATCAGCAATATCTGTATTATACTGCTCTTTATAATCCCTTAAAGGCTCTACAGACGCAGAATCGCTTTTCGAACAAGAAAATAAAGAGAGAGTTGTAA encodes:
- a CDS encoding DUF3667 domain-containing protein; protein product: MNLPCKNCDQDFTGNYCNNCGQSTETHRLNFHFLWHDIQHGLFHFDKGVLYTAKQLLTRPGASIREFLEGKRVKHFKPLSLVIILATIYGLLYHSFHINIFNEVDLGNSPNEKVIFEKINEWMSSHFAWATLITIPFYALATLITFRKQGYNFIEHLVLNSFLAAQRLIVHITTFPLIYIYNGTPSISKIMAIITFIDFALMIWGYTQFFNKITKVKSFLLSILSYIIFFISIFISSMIIGILVKLILKP
- a CDS encoding transketolase, whose protein sequence is MKPNTQQLSDLTIQVRRDILRMVHAVNSGHPGGSLGCTEFLVSLYQNIMDRKEGFDMDGIGEDLFFLSNGHISPVFYSVLARSGYFPISELATFRLLNSRLQGHPTTHEGLPGVRIASGSLGQGLSVGIGAAQAKKLNGDNHIVYTLHGDGELQEGQNWEAIMYASAKKVDNLISTIDLNGKQIDGTTDEVLAMGSIRAKFEAFDWDVIDIKEGNNIDAILAGMADAKSRTGKGKPVCVLLHTEMGNGVDFMMHTHAWHGKAPNNEQLENALNQNTSTLADY
- a CDS encoding transketolase family protein codes for the protein MKKYTNTGSKDTRSGFGAGMTELGQKNENVVALCADLIGSLKFDDFKKNHPERFFQIGIAEANMIGIAAGLTIGGKIPFTGTFANFSTGRVYDQIRQSVAYSDKNVKICASHAGLTLGEDGATHQILEDIGLMKMLPGMTVINTCDYNQTKAATLALADHHGPAYLRFGRPVVPNFTPADEPFVIGKAILLNEGTNVTIVATGHLVWEALIAAEALEAKGISAEVINIHTIKPLDEEAILKSLAKTKCIVTAEEHNILGGLGESVSRVLALNNPAPQEFVAVNDSFGESGTPEQLMEKYKLNNQAIVEAVERVIKRK
- a CDS encoding polysaccharide deacetylase family protein produces the protein MNLSQKLGFPEDSKLLIIHADDAGLSHSENRATIQSLQNGMVNSYSIMVPCPWFYEMANFAIDNPHFDNGIHLTLTCEWENYKFGPILPIAEVSSLVDKNGYFHKNRAAFVNNAKPNEIEKELHAQIHKALHFGLNPTHLDSHMCSVGVTPEILEIYKKLGKTYNLPVFINKQFIESVSLSDEKYNYENTLLADNLLIGNFTDFEKGELKKSYEKALENTKPGFNVFLLHPAFDDSEMQGIAKNHPNFGSEWRQIDLDYFTSEECKSKIKENNIQLITWREIQKII
- the tgt gene encoding tRNA guanosine(34) transglycosylase Tgt, which translates into the protein MKFDLLQKDPQSKARAGSITTDHGVIETPIFMPVGTVASVKGVHQRELKNDINPDIILGNTYHLYLRPQTEILEKAGGLHKFMNWDRNILTDSGGYQVYSLSANRKIKEEGVKFKSHIDGSYHFFTPENVMEIQRTIGADIIMAFDECTPYPCDYRYAQRSMHMTHRWLDRCINHLDKVPFKYGYEQTFFPIVQGSTYKDLRRQSAEYIANAGQQGNAIGGLSVGEPAEEMYAMTEVVCEILPEDKPRYLMGVGTPINILENIALGIDMFDCVMPTRNARNGMLFTANGTINIKNKKWEADFSPIDEMGITFVDTEYTKAYLRHLFAANEYLGKQIATIHNLGFYMWLVREARKHILAGDFRPWKEMMVKNMSQRL
- a CDS encoding LptF/LptG family permease encodes the protein MLTIIDKYILKRYLATFTVMLLLFIPIGIVIDVSEKINKMLENKIPFLDIVVYYYNFTIYFANSLFPIFLFLSVIWFTSKLANNTEVIAILSSGISFSRFLRPYVIGASIVSIFVLLMGFYIVPAASEGFNNFRYTYLKGGGKEAMHGNNTNVYRQINDNEFIYVNSFNDVSKTAFNFTLEKFKGEKLVSKITASRIQWNPKDSTYTMYDYTKRTLGELDDKIEKAPEKKAVFTFDLEDLTPVVYIAETLSIGKLYDFIEKEKKRGSGDINVYLVVLYKKISVPVSAFILTIIAVAVSSMKRRGGMGTNLAIGIALAFAFVFFDKIFGTLAEKSTFSPLFAVWFPNIAFGILAIYLLRNAKR